In one window of Chloroflexota bacterium DNA:
- a CDS encoding SET domain-containing protein, translating into MDGHFHSYLSPKLEVRPLPQKGSYGVFALEHVPAGDLISAWSGRIVNYEQLLELPPELQTHSIQVEEGLYFSSLGPDEPADYINHSCDPNAGIVGHLTLFAMRDILPGEEVCFDYAMCDGTPYDEFECQCGSPMCRGWVTGNDWRRSELWERYDGYFMPYLQRRIDRLKMEPVADEAAPVEARVAVR; encoded by the coding sequence ATGGACGGTCACTTTCACTCCTACCTCTCCCCCAAGTTGGAAGTGAGACCGCTCCCCCAGAAAGGCAGTTACGGCGTGTTTGCCCTTGAACACGTGCCGGCTGGTGATCTCATCAGCGCCTGGAGCGGCAGAATTGTGAACTACGAGCAGTTGCTCGAACTCCCCCCGGAGCTACAAACCCACAGCATCCAAGTCGAAGAAGGCCTGTACTTCTCGTCGCTTGGGCCGGACGAGCCGGCGGATTACATCAACCACAGTTGTGATCCGAACGCCGGCATCGTCGGGCATCTCACGCTGTTTGCCATGCGCGACATTTTGCCCGGCGAAGAAGTGTGCTTCGATTATGCGATGTGCGACGGCACGCCTTACGACGAGTTTGAATGTCAGTGTGGCTCGCCCATGTGTCGCGGCTGGGTCACCGGCAACGATTGGCGGCGGTCCGAACTGTGGGAACGCTACGACGGTTACTTCATGCCCTACTTGCAAAGGCGGATTGACCGATTGAAAATGGAACCGGTGGCCGACGAGGCCGCCCCGGTGGAGGCTCGGGTGGCAGTGCGATAG
- a CDS encoding response regulator has translation MDTVDKVSRLLEAFITLVEAVAWPAIVVFFLLYFGVPLKKFLADMAEFRFKAGPTGIEASAKRQQVEAAALLGAATAAKQGHIEGETPLADEDKAREIAKVVNQATKPKTEGRLLGASILWVDNSPAKDIFERKAMEVFGVRFTDSASTEDALEKIKASKFDLIISDMNRPPDDLAGYTLLAEKKALGDDTPLIIYAGSSRADHRAEARTRGAFGSAGNPQELFMLVLYGLRSH, from the coding sequence ATGGATACTGTTGACAAAGTTTCAAGGCTCCTGGAAGCCTTCATCACTCTGGTCGAGGCTGTGGCCTGGCCGGCCATCGTGGTCTTCTTCCTGTTGTACTTCGGCGTGCCACTCAAAAAGTTCCTCGCCGACATGGCCGAGTTTCGGTTCAAAGCCGGCCCGACCGGAATCGAGGCCTCGGCCAAACGGCAACAGGTGGAGGCCGCCGCCCTGCTGGGGGCGGCCACGGCGGCCAAACAGGGCCACATCGAAGGCGAAACGCCGCTGGCCGATGAAGACAAAGCGCGCGAGATCGCCAAAGTGGTCAACCAGGCCACCAAGCCCAAAACCGAGGGGCGGCTGTTGGGCGCGTCCATTTTGTGGGTGGACAACAGCCCGGCCAAAGACATCTTTGAGCGCAAAGCCATGGAAGTCTTCGGCGTCCGTTTCACCGACAGCGCTTCCACCGAAGACGCGCTGGAAAAGATCAAGGCCAGCAAATTCGATCTCATCATCTCCGACATGAACCGACCGCCGGATGATCTGGCCGGGTACACCTTGCTGGCTGAGAAGAAAGCCCTGGGCGATGACACGCCGCTCATCATCTACGCCGGGTCGAGCCGGGCTGATCACAGAGCCGAGGCTCGCACTCGGGGCGCGTTCGGCAGCGCCGGCAACCCGCAGGAATTGTTTATGCTGGTGTTGTATGGGTTGAGGAGTCACTGA
- a CDS encoding aldo/keto reductase has product MEYRALGRTDLNVSEICLGTMQFKWTTDEAASYEVMDAFVEAGGNFIDTADVYSNWAPGLKGGEAETVIGEWMKQRKRRDKIVLATKVRGRMWDGPDGEGLSRQHILRAAEDSLRRLQTDVIDLYQTHWPDDNTPIEETMRALDDLVKQGKVRFLGCSNYSGKQLTEAINASRAAGLAEYLVIQPHYSLVERREFETNVYEAVKQFGLAIIPYSPLGRGFLTGKYRRGQPLPESKRRGSVEKLLNDKNFDLLDKLEAIGRARGRTPGQIALGWALAKENMAAPIIGANTVEQLNDSLGAAGLKLAAEEVAELDRLSAW; this is encoded by the coding sequence ATGGAATATCGCGCGCTGGGCCGCACCGACCTGAACGTTTCAGAAATTTGTCTGGGGACAATGCAATTCAAGTGGACGACGGACGAAGCCGCTTCTTATGAAGTGATGGACGCTTTCGTGGAAGCCGGCGGCAACTTCATTGACACCGCCGATGTCTATTCCAACTGGGCGCCGGGGTTGAAAGGCGGCGAGGCCGAAACCGTCATCGGCGAGTGGATGAAGCAAAGAAAGCGCCGCGACAAGATCGTGCTGGCGACCAAAGTGCGCGGGCGGATGTGGGACGGGCCGGACGGTGAAGGGTTGAGCCGCCAGCACATCCTCCGGGCCGCCGAGGACTCCCTGCGCCGCCTGCAAACCGACGTTATTGATCTCTACCAGACTCACTGGCCCGACGACAACACGCCCATTGAAGAAACCATGCGCGCCCTGGACGATCTGGTGAAGCAGGGCAAAGTGCGGTTCCTGGGTTGCTCCAACTACTCCGGCAAGCAGTTGACCGAGGCCATTAACGCCTCGCGCGCCGCCGGACTGGCCGAGTATCTCGTCATTCAGCCGCATTACTCGCTCGTCGAGCGCCGCGAGTTCGAGACGAACGTTTACGAGGCCGTGAAGCAGTTCGGCCTTGCCATCATTCCCTACAGCCCACTGGGGCGCGGCTTCCTCACCGGCAAGTACCGGCGCGGCCAGCCCTTGCCCGAAAGCAAGCGGCGTGGCAGCGTGGAGAAACTGCTTAACGACAAGAATTTTGATCTGCTCGATAAGCTGGAAGCCATTGGCAGAGCGCGCGGCAGGACGCCCGGGCAAATTGCGCTGGGCTGGGCGCTGGCGAAAGAGAATATGGCCGCGCCAATCATCGGCGCGAACACCGTCGAGCAACTCAACGATAGCTTGGGCGCGGCAGGGCTGAAACTGGCCGCCGAAGAAGTGGCCGAGTTGGATAGATTGAGCGCGTGGTAA
- a CDS encoding M20/M25/M40 family metallo-hydrolase, whose protein sequence is MTDFTAIDRYITDHLDDSLAELSCLCVQPSISAQMLGVHECAALVGEMLRARGFKVEIMPTDGSPVVYAEAEGDSDKTLLFYNHYDVQPPEPLELWETPPFEPAIRDGKMFARGVSDDKGHIQCRLSALDAVKAVRGSYPCRIKFVIEGEEETSSVHLHDFVVNNAAKLKADACVWEFGGVNHEGTPQQHLGLRGICYVELSVKTGSQDAHSGLGGSIFANAAWRLVWALGTLKGQDERIRIPGHYDNVKPPSARDLELIAKLPDDSADLISRYGLKGFLKGMTGGPNLRREEAFVPTCTICGLTAGYQGPGSKTVLPAQASAKVDFRLVPDQTPEEIVEKLRKHLDAEGFADVEINYLGGEAPGRTDPDDPFVKLTLDAARDAYGKEPIVFPMIGGSGPNAVFLSALKLPIVTAGVGYPGSQVHAPNENMVIENFVQGTKHTARIVEMFAKA, encoded by the coding sequence ATGACCGACTTTACTGCGATTGATCGCTACATTACCGACCACCTCGACGACTCGCTGGCCGAGCTTTCGTGCCTCTGCGTCCAGCCCAGCATCTCGGCCCAAATGCTGGGCGTTCACGAGTGCGCGGCGCTGGTGGGCGAGATGCTTCGCGCACGCGGCTTCAAGGTGGAGATCATGCCCACTGATGGAAGTCCGGTTGTTTATGCCGAAGCTGAAGGGGACAGCGACAAGACCTTGCTCTTCTACAATCACTACGACGTTCAGCCGCCAGAGCCGCTGGAACTGTGGGAGACGCCGCCGTTTGAACCGGCCATTCGCGACGGCAAGATGTTTGCGCGCGGGGTGAGCGACGACAAGGGCCACATCCAATGCCGCCTCTCGGCGCTTGATGCCGTGAAGGCGGTGCGCGGCTCGTATCCGTGCCGGATCAAATTTGTGATCGAAGGCGAAGAAGAGACGAGCAGTGTCCACCTGCACGATTTTGTGGTGAACAACGCCGCTAAACTCAAGGCCGATGCCTGCGTGTGGGAGTTTGGCGGGGTAAATCACGAAGGCACGCCCCAGCAACATCTGGGCCTGCGCGGCATTTGCTACGTGGAGTTGAGCGTGAAGACCGGTTCACAGGACGCGCACTCCGGCCTCGGTGGCTCCATCTTCGCCAACGCCGCCTGGCGTCTGGTGTGGGCACTCGGCACGCTCAAAGGCCAGGACGAGCGCATTCGCATTCCCGGCCATTACGACAACGTGAAACCGCCCAGCGCCCGCGACCTGGAACTGATCGCCAAACTGCCCGACGACTCGGCTGACTTGATCAGCCGTTACGGCCTCAAGGGATTCTTGAAAGGGATGACGGGTGGGCCGAACTTGCGGCGCGAGGAAGCCTTCGTGCCTACCTGCACCATCTGCGGCCTCACCGCCGGTTATCAGGGGCCAGGCTCCAAGACCGTGCTCCCGGCTCAGGCCAGCGCCAAAGTGGATTTCCGGCTGGTGCCGGATCAAACGCCGGAAGAGATTGTTGAGAAGCTACGGAAGCATTTGGATGCCGAAGGTTTCGCCGACGTGGAGATCAACTACCTGGGCGGCGAAGCGCCGGGCCGCACCGACCCCGACGATCCCTTTGTCAAATTGACCCTCGACGCCGCTCGCGATGCTTACGGCAAAGAGCCAATCGTCTTTCCTATGATCGGCGGCTCGGGGCCGAACGCCGTTTTCCTCAGCGCCCTCAAACTGCCCATCGTCACTGCCGGCGTGGGCTACCCCGGCTCGCAGGTTCACGCGCCGAACGAAAATATGGTGATTGAAAATTTTGTGCAAGGGACAAAACACACGGCGAGGATTGTGGAGATGTTCGCGAAAGCATGA
- a CDS encoding zinc ribbon domain-containing protein: protein MTQRVFHGDITPDDLATALVGEFNRNDLRAEAFGDDEKIVVQISTPARRASGGNTALGVTLQKHEDGVLVAIGDQEWLGVAASLGQTALSALQNPFNLLGRLDDVAADVDSMQLPDKVWAAIERFVQSKGASKEISERLRTTACPYCHAANPVGATSCVQCGAPLGDVQPDACANCGFVNVKEAKFCGNCGNKL from the coding sequence ATGACACAACGAGTCTTTCATGGCGACATCACTCCCGACGACCTGGCGACGGCGCTGGTGGGCGAGTTCAACCGCAACGACCTGCGGGCCGAGGCTTTTGGCGACGACGAAAAAATTGTGGTGCAGATTTCAACGCCGGCCCGGCGCGCGTCAGGCGGCAACACGGCGCTGGGCGTCACTCTGCAAAAGCACGAAGACGGCGTGCTGGTGGCGATAGGCGACCAGGAGTGGCTGGGGGTGGCCGCCTCGCTGGGGCAAACCGCGCTCTCGGCTTTGCAAAACCCGTTCAACTTGCTGGGCCGCCTTGACGACGTGGCCGCCGACGTGGATTCGATGCAACTGCCGGATAAAGTATGGGCGGCCATTGAGCGCTTCGTGCAGAGCAAGGGCGCTTCCAAAGAAATTTCCGAACGCTTGCGAACCACGGCCTGCCCTTACTGCCACGCCGCCAACCCGGTGGGAGCCACCTCCTGCGTGCAGTGCGGCGCGCCGCTCGGCGACGTTCAACCCGACGCTTGCGCCAACTGCGGCTTTGTGAACGTGAAAGAAGCGAAGTTCTGTGGAAACTGCGGCAATAAATTATGA
- a CDS encoding class I SAM-dependent methyltransferase gives MTSFPDSEQVEAGSIRAILNFDGLHVLEVGCGDGRLLRHYADHAGWAVGVDPDPDEVALARADLPRAHFALARAEALPFPDSSFDVAVFAWSL, from the coding sequence ATGACTTCATTCCCTGACTCTGAACAAGTAGAAGCCGGCTCGATTCGAGCGATTCTGAACTTTGACGGCCTGCATGTGTTGGAGGTGGGCTGTGGCGATGGCCGGCTCTTGCGCCACTACGCCGACCACGCCGGTTGGGCCGTCGGCGTTGACCCCGACCCGGATGAGGTCGCCCTGGCGCGCGCCGATCTGCCTCGCGCTCACTTTGCCCTGGCGCGGGCCGAGGCGTTGCCCTTTCCCGATTCCAGTTTTGATGTTGCCGTCTTCGCCTGGTCGCTTTGA
- a CDS encoding SH3 domain-containing protein produces the protein MRQFFKLLFLFVGLLGLLAASGFKSAILQAAQLPTETLQPTATFGGPTVFASEQVNVRLGPGTNYDQVGVLIAGQTAPAVGRSAGNEWVQIEYPGAPGNRAWVFALLVSIREGTIDILPIADSPPTPTLPPTPTLESGLAVVGTPSPTRLPTFTPGPAIVQETFDPPDLGGGGFPPAIAIIAFFVIGVFAGVIAVLRQRA, from the coding sequence ATGCGTCAATTTTTCAAACTTCTTTTTCTCTTCGTCGGTTTGCTGGGTCTGCTGGCCGCTTCCGGTTTTAAGAGCGCCATTCTTCAGGCCGCGCAACTGCCCACCGAAACGCTCCAGCCCACTGCCACCTTTGGCGGCCCAACCGTGTTTGCCTCCGAGCAGGTCAACGTGCGGCTGGGGCCGGGCACGAACTACGATCAGGTGGGCGTGCTGATCGCCGGGCAGACCGCGCCCGCCGTTGGCCGTTCTGCCGGAAACGAGTGGGTGCAAATTGAATATCCGGGCGCGCCGGGCAACCGGGCCTGGGTGTTTGCGCTGCTGGTTTCAATTCGCGAAGGGACGATTGATATTCTGCCCATTGCCGACTCGCCGCCTACGCCCACTTTGCCGCCCACCCCCACGCTTGAATCAGGGTTGGCCGTCGTGGGCACGCCCTCGCCGACTCGCCTGCCCACCTTCACCCCCGGCCCAGCCATCGTTCAAGAGACCTTCGACCCGCCCGACCTGGGCGGCGGCGGCTTCCCGCCGGCCATCGCCATCATTGCCTTCTTTGTGATCGGCGTGTTTGCCGGCGTCATAGCGGTTTTGCGGCAGAGGGCCTGA
- a CDS encoding deoxynucleoside kinase, which produces MTKYFVTIAGNIGVGKSTLTALMARKLAWSPFFEAVEENPYLADFYDDMQRWSFHSQAFFLSRRLHQHYLLLQSKESVLQDRSVYEDAEIFAQNLHRQGRMTGRDWQTYHDLYRVLSLLLQPPHLVVYLKASVPTLLRRIRQRGRGYEQAISNDYLASLNELYDEWVARFSLCPVLTVDTDNLDYAQNDEHLEQIVQRVQDRLHGKEQLRFEGS; this is translated from the coding sequence ATGACCAAATACTTCGTCACCATTGCCGGGAACATTGGCGTCGGCAAATCTACGCTCACTGCCCTCATGGCTCGCAAGCTGGCCTGGTCGCCGTTCTTTGAGGCGGTTGAGGAGAACCCCTACCTGGCCGATTTCTACGACGACATGCAACGCTGGAGTTTTCATTCGCAGGCGTTCTTTCTCTCCCGACGGCTACATCAGCATTACCTGTTGCTTCAAAGCAAAGAGTCGGTGCTCCAGGATCGGAGCGTTTACGAAGACGCCGAAATCTTCGCCCAAAATCTCCATCGCCAGGGGCGGATGACGGGCCGCGACTGGCAGACGTACCACGACCTCTACCGAGTCCTGTCTCTCCTGCTTCAGCCGCCTCATTTAGTCGTCTATCTCAAGGCGTCGGTGCCAACCCTGCTCCGCCGAATCCGCCAGCGCGGGCGCGGCTACGAGCAAGCCATCTCCAACGATTATCTGGCCTCGCTCAACGAGTTGTACGACGAGTGGGTGGCCCGCTTCTCGCTCTGCCCGGTGCTCACGGTTGACACCGACAATCTGGATTACGCCCAAAACGACGAGCACCTGGAACAGATCGTTCAGCGTGTGCAGGACAGGCTGCATGGCAAGGAGCAGTTGCGTTTCGAGGGGAGTTAG
- a CDS encoding serine/threonine-protein kinase, with product MTEPANPSRVGRYEIRAELGRGGMATVYRGFDPQVKREIAVKVLPREFLHDPGFRVRFEREAQTIATLEHPAIVPLYDFGEDAIAGQPYIIMRLMPGGSLADRLIKGPLPTTEAARIIAHLAPALDYAHRKGIVHRDLKPANILFDQNGAPYISDFGIAKLSSGGGTQGMTGSGIVGTPGYMSPEQARGEKEIDGRSDIYALGIIVFEMLTGKLPYEAATPMGVIVKHITDPVPSILKARPDLPPACEQIISQAMAKNPDDRFATANDLAETLGWAARGEQLSAQTLAGKTFRARKPQIAQPAPPSKPRRTPAWAWLAAGVIVIGLIAALALGGGAAFSRLTQATATVNSVALASTQSVQTTTTAEFVIVVTKEAEAKATAGAQATGAAEAAATESAAGETATGVAASTQSSLNSTATAEAQINADIAATATAEAEAAAQAQATLSALLDAPKIAFFKNDDIWVVNLDGANLTQLTDGGGQKDNLRWLPDGRTVTYTSGLCVKSIDFMTLEEKSLGCFNSSELLEGFEVSPDSKRFAVSVDGILFVGDYDPDRLAAVGSRGELAELATCFTYSRNRTKSVRWSRNSQQLAVEVVIPFNNISAEVIRLFNTQCGQANLSHLDEFPGTRFSYSSYSRNPQLQNYGWDGVELFAFVDSIRNDGYGDILIYNNTTASVGAIAVKATGKTL from the coding sequence ATGACCGAGCCAGCCAATCCCTCACGAGTTGGCCGCTACGAAATTAGAGCCGAGCTGGGGCGCGGCGGCATGGCCACGGTTTATCGCGGCTTCGACCCGCAGGTGAAGCGCGAAATAGCCGTCAAAGTTCTGCCGCGCGAATTTCTGCACGACCCCGGCTTTCGCGTCCGCTTTGAGCGCGAGGCGCAAACAATTGCCACACTGGAACACCCGGCTATCGTGCCGCTCTACGACTTTGGCGAGGATGCGATAGCCGGCCAGCCTTACATCATCATGCGCCTCATGCCCGGCGGCTCGCTGGCCGACCGGTTGATAAAGGGGCCGCTTCCCACAACCGAGGCGGCCCGCATCATAGCCCATCTGGCTCCCGCCCTCGACTATGCCCATCGCAAAGGCATCGTCCACCGTGACCTCAAACCGGCCAACATCCTCTTCGACCAGAACGGCGCGCCCTACATCTCCGACTTCGGCATCGCCAAACTCTCCAGCGGCGGCGGGACGCAAGGCATGACCGGCAGCGGCATTGTGGGCACGCCCGGCTACATGAGTCCTGAGCAGGCGCGCGGCGAAAAAGAAATTGATGGCCGGAGCGACATTTACGCACTGGGCATTATTGTCTTCGAGATGCTCACCGGCAAACTCCCTTACGAAGCCGCCACGCCAATGGGCGTCATTGTCAAACACATCACCGACCCCGTGCCCAGCATCCTCAAAGCCCGGCCCGACCTGCCGCCCGCCTGCGAACAGATCATCAGCCAGGCGATGGCCAAAAACCCGGACGACCGCTTTGCCACTGCCAACGATCTGGCCGAGACTCTGGGCTGGGCGGCCCGGGGCGAGCAACTGTCGGCCCAAACATTGGCCGGGAAAACCTTTCGCGCCAGGAAACCGCAAATCGCTCAACCTGCGCCTCCCTCGAAGCCCCGGAGAACGCCGGCCTGGGCCTGGCTGGCGGCCGGCGTAATTGTCATTGGGCTGATCGCCGCTCTGGCGCTCGGCGGCGGGGCCGCTTTTAGCAGGCTCACTCAAGCCACCGCCACCGTCAACTCGGTTGCCCTCGCCTCGACCCAATCCGTGCAAACCACGACGACGGCGGAATTTGTGATTGTCGTGACGAAAGAGGCTGAGGCCAAGGCGACCGCTGGCGCGCAGGCAACCGGTGCGGCTGAGGCCGCCGCCACCGAGTCTGCCGCCGGGGAAACCGCCACTGGCGTGGCGGCTTCCACCCAGTCCAGCCTCAACTCCACCGCCACCGCCGAAGCGCAGATCAACGCCGACATCGCCGCCACCGCGACCGCCGAAGCCGAAGCGGCGGCTCAAGCTCAGGCCACCCTATCCGCCTTGCTGGATGCGCCCAAGATTGCCTTCTTCAAAAACGACGACATCTGGGTTGTGAATTTGGATGGGGCGAACCTGACTCAACTCACCGACGGCGGCGGACAGAAGGACAACCTGCGCTGGCTCCCCGACGGGCGAACGGTGACTTACACCAGCGGCCTGTGCGTCAAAAGCATTGACTTTATGACGTTGGAAGAGAAGAGCCTGGGCTGTTTCAACTCGTCCGAGTTACTCGAAGGGTTTGAAGTCTCGCCGGACTCGAAACGCTTTGCCGTGAGCGTGGACGGCATCCTCTTTGTCGGCGACTATGATCCCGACCGGCTGGCCGCGGTCGGCTCGCGCGGCGAACTGGCTGAACTGGCTACCTGCTTCACCTATTCGCGCAACCGGACCAAGTCGGTGCGCTGGTCGCGCAACAGCCAGCAACTGGCGGTTGAAGTCGTCATTCCTTTCAACAACATCTCGGCTGAGGTGATCCGGCTCTTCAACACGCAATGCGGCCAGGCCAACCTCTCGCACCTCGACGAGTTCCCCGGCACGCGCTTTTCGTACTCCAGCTACTCGCGCAATCCCCAACTCCAGAATTACGGCTGGGATGGTGTTGAACTTTTTGCCTTTGTAGACAGCATCCGCAATGACGGCTACGGCGATATTCTGATCTACAACAACACCACGGCCAGTGTTGGCGCCATTGCCGTGAAGGCGACGGGAAAAACCCTCTAA
- a CDS encoding serine/threonine-protein kinase translates to MPDATVPLKIGRYEIREELGRGGMATVYRGFDPQVKRYVAVKVLPRELLHDPTFRARFAREAETIAALEHQAIVPLYDYGEDDGQPYFIMRLMPGGSLADKLKSGAVPPEQCARVLSRLAGALDEAHGRGFIHRDLKPGNILFDQHGDAYISDFGIAKLVSGSTTFTGSGVVGTPSYMSPEQGRGEKDIDGRSDVYALGAILFEMLTGEMPYQADTPVAVMLKHITEPVPRVLEVKPDLPPGCETVIERALAKERDERFPTAGELASALASASRGEHATVARQPRPGRGQPVKTITKPAPAGISRKTVARVPATTETSPREIAGTAPTAGLRIPGWVWIVGAVIVVGIVIAALAVGGGVLFTSARITPTANATGLALTQVAQEAATAQFSLNANATATRQAALDLEATTNALITESVQQVSNLQASQTAAAEGTVAALAQQTEEAGATASAQESVTAAVAAATAEAQAAIEAQLTAPRVAFIANGDLWMINLDGENLTQLTKDGGQKASPRWLPDGRMLAFITGLCVKTVDVLTLESNTLICLNYAASVDSFEVSPDGQYFALSVEGKLHIGNYDPAAFQLIRSRNDMESAATCMLYSQNYVESASWSSDGKKLAVEVQIPLSGLKADTLRVFDFACGNNAPRKLEEFPGTWFSMPAYKNQPELQGWGWDSDVLFAFVDNVRNEGFGNIYVYNTSNKRPARQIFPIAGGRCCYRDPQWSPDGSTLLFAFQDIEAGANSVTGLYYIPYGQVGTGASATKIPLPDNFFSDPRQKPQLVMAPTP, encoded by the coding sequence ATGCCTGATGCCACAGTTCCTCTAAAAATCGGTCGCTACGAAATTCGAGAAGAGTTGGGCCGGGGCGGCATGGCCACCGTCTATCGCGGCTTCGATCCGCAGGTCAAGCGTTACGTGGCCGTGAAGGTCTTGCCTCGCGAATTGCTTCACGACCCCACCTTCCGCGCCCGCTTTGCCCGCGAGGCCGAAACCATTGCCGCCCTCGAGCACCAGGCCATCGTGCCGCTCTACGACTACGGCGAGGACGACGGCCAGCCCTACTTCATCATGCGCCTCATGCCCGGCGGCTCGCTGGCCGACAAGCTCAAATCCGGGGCCGTGCCGCCCGAGCAGTGCGCCCGCGTTCTCTCGCGCCTGGCCGGCGCGCTCGACGAGGCTCATGGCCGGGGCTTCATCCATCGTGACCTCAAGCCCGGCAACATCCTTTTCGATCAGCACGGCGACGCTTACATTTCCGACTTCGGCATCGCCAAGCTGGTGAGCGGCTCCACCACCTTCACCGGCAGTGGCGTGGTCGGCACGCCGTCTTACATGAGTCCCGAACAGGGCCGGGGCGAGAAGGACATTGACGGGCGAAGCGACGTGTACGCCCTGGGCGCGATTCTGTTTGAGATGCTCACCGGCGAGATGCCCTACCAGGCCGACACGCCGGTGGCCGTGATGCTCAAGCACATCACCGAGCCGGTGCCGCGCGTGCTGGAAGTGAAGCCCGACCTGCCGCCCGGTTGCGAAACGGTGATCGAACGGGCTTTAGCCAAAGAGCGCGATGAACGCTTCCCCACCGCCGGCGAGTTGGCGAGCGCGCTGGCTTCAGCCTCGAGAGGCGAACATGCGACGGTCGCCCGCCAGCCCCGTCCGGGACGGGGCCAGCCTGTCAAGACCATTACCAAACCCGCCCCGGCCGGCATAAGCCGAAAGACGGTGGCTCGCGTCCCGGCAACAACAGAGACATCCCCGCGTGAAATTGCGGGGACGGCTCCAACCGCCGGACTCAGAATTCCAGGCTGGGTTTGGATTGTTGGCGCAGTGATTGTCGTTGGAATCGTCATCGCCGCCCTGGCCGTCGGCGGCGGCGTATTGTTCACCAGCGCCCGTATTACGCCAACGGCAAACGCTACCGGCCTGGCCCTCACGCAAGTGGCGCAGGAGGCGGCCACGGCCCAGTTCAGCCTCAATGCCAACGCCACCGCCACCCGTCAAGCCGCGCTCGACCTTGAAGCGACCACCAACGCCCTGATCACCGAGAGTGTGCAACAAGTGTCCAACTTGCAGGCGAGCCAGACGGCGGCGGCGGAAGGCACCGTCGCCGCGCTCGCTCAACAAACCGAGGAAGCCGGGGCGACGGCCTCGGCCCAGGAGTCGGTTACTGCCGCCGTGGCGGCGGCCACGGCGGAGGCTCAGGCCGCCATTGAGGCCCAACTCACTGCGCCGCGTGTGGCCTTCATTGCCAACGGCGATCTGTGGATGATCAATCTTGATGGGGAAAACCTGACTCAGTTGACGAAAGACGGCGGGCAAAAAGCTTCGCCGCGCTGGCTGCCCGATGGCCGCATGTTGGCCTTCATCACCGGCCTGTGCGTCAAGACGGTGGATGTGCTGACGCTGGAGTCGAATACATTGATTTGCCTGAACTATGCCGCTTCGGTGGACAGCTTTGAAGTGTCGCCCGACGGCCAATACTTCGCCCTCAGCGTCGAGGGCAAACTGCACATTGGCAATTACGACCCGGCGGCGTTCCAGCTAATCCGGTCACGCAACGACATGGAGAGCGCGGCGACCTGCATGTTGTATTCGCAAAACTACGTCGAGTCTGCAAGCTGGTCGAGCGACGGGAAGAAGCTGGCTGTGGAGGTGCAGATTCCGTTGAGCGGCCTCAAGGCCGACACCCTCCGCGTCTTCGATTTCGCCTGTGGCAACAACGCGCCGCGCAAGCTCGAAGAGTTCCCCGGCACGTGGTTTTCCATGCCGGCTTACAAGAACCAACCCGAATTACAAGGCTGGGGCTGGGACAGCGACGTGCTCTTCGCCTTTGTGGACAATGTCCGCAACGAAGGCTTTGGCAACATTTACGTTTACAACACCAGCAACAAGCGCCCGGCCCGGCAAATCTTCCCCATTGCCGGTGGCCGCTGTTGCTACCGCGACCCGCAGTGGAGTCCCGACGGCTCGACTCTGCTCTTCGCCTTTCAGGACATTGAAGCCGGCGCAAACAGCGTAACCGGGCTTTACTACATTCCTTACGGCCAGGTCGGCACCGGGGCCTCCGCCACCAAAATACCCTTGCCCGATAATTTCTTCAGCGACCCGCGCCAAAAACCCCAACTCGTGATGGCGCCAACGCCATGA